Proteins co-encoded in one Culicoidibacter larvae genomic window:
- a CDS encoding InlB B-repeat-containing protein: MSFNTKGGTGVASITAKTDTTVDLDTVSTTRPGYQFDGWYVGSTQYTGVTTVPAGGLALEAHWTALDQTITFDVNGGNATTQPADIIQVTDSTVNLNTVTAPTWFGHKFLGWKDAADTSYSGTITMPAGGLNLIADWQDLIADGVWRIEGDNIRISVNDLKTIVANGTLEDEILARSNAKAWNDATLEELHPLMVDTTELLSKATVGTYQVKISHEEQNQVAATLFNELATSELNTTINVEVFDNTETTLPATGQNYMELFGLGVGIVSLGGLVVLIKRFKLKK; this comes from the coding sequence ATCAGTTTTAACACCAAAGGTGGAACAGGTGTTGCATCTATCACTGCGAAAACTGATACAACAGTTGATTTAGATACCGTAAGTACAACACGTCCTGGCTATCAATTTGATGGTTGGTATGTGGGTAGTACACAATATACTGGAGTTACTACCGTACCAGCTGGCGGACTTGCCTTAGAAGCACACTGGACGGCATTAGACCAAACCATCACTTTCGATGTGAATGGTGGTAACGCAACTACTCAGCCAGCTGACATCATCCAAGTAACCGACAGTACAGTTAACTTAAACACAGTCACTGCGCCAACATGGTTCGGACACAAGTTCTTAGGCTGGAAAGACGCGGCAGACACAAGTTACAGTGGTACAATCACTATGCCGGCAGGCGGATTAAACCTAATCGCCGACTGGCAAGATTTGATTGCTGATGGTGTTTGGCGAATTGAAGGGGACAATATTCGTATTTCGGTTAATGATTTAAAAACTATTGTTGCAAACGGGACTTTGGAAGATGAAATCCTTGCCCGTTCAAATGCGAAAGCATGGAATGATGCAACCCTTGAAGAGTTACACCCATTAATGGTTGATACGACAGAATTATTATCTAAAGCAACAGTTGGTACCTATCAGGTGAAAATAAGTCACGAGGAACAAAATCAAGTTGCGGCAACATTGTTTAATGAATTGGCAACATCAGAATTGAATACAACTATTAATGTAGAGGTTTTTGATAATACTGAAACAACTTTACCTGCTACTGGACAAAACTATATGGAATTGTTTGGCTTAGGAGTAGGAATAGTCAGTCTTGGGGGACTTGTAGTTCTAATTAAAAGATTTAAACTAAAAAAATAA